One Ranitomeya imitator isolate aRanImi1 chromosome 1, aRanImi1.pri, whole genome shotgun sequence DNA window includes the following coding sequences:
- the LOC138658008 gene encoding olfactory receptor 5AR1-like → MLLTFSFRYRLSYMENSNQTISNVFYLLGLSTVPYLQVLSFIIFLLMYMSTFSGNLLLIIVVTTNPTLHTPMYFFLSNLSLIDISFSSTIVPVLLKNTLSKDRSISLLACAFQMFFALVLGATECILLSVMAYDRFVAICRPLHYNTIMNKKVYVCLALVSWSVGIINALIHVTLIFQLPFCRSHEVKNFFCEVPPFLKLSCKEPWLNEVAMYIATGIIVMFAFFLTVVSYIQIITTVLKIRSSEGRQKAFSTCASHLTVVSLYYGTLMFVYLQPRSSFSSEIAKTVSVLYTVVTPMLNPIIYSIRNKDVKNCALKLIKRKSNLLKTERGVS, encoded by the coding sequence ATGCTCCTCACATTTTCTTTCAGATACAGGCTTAGTTATATGGAGAACTCAAACCAAACAATTTCAAATGTTTTCTATCTACTTGGCTTATCTACTGTTCCTTACCTTCAGGTTTTAAGTTTCATTATTTTCTTGCTAATGTACATGAGTACATTTTCAGGAAACCTTCTACTTATTATTGTAGTGACCACCAACCCAACATTACACACACCGATGTACTTCTTTTTGAGTAATCTCTCTCTTATTGATATTAGCTTTTCCTCCACCATTGTTCCCGTACTCCTCAAAAATACTTTATCCAAGGACAGGAGTATTTCCCTACTTGCCTGTGCTTTTCAGATGTTCTTTGCATTGGTACTTGGGGCAACAGAGTGCATTTTACTTTCAGTCATGGCTTACGACAGGTTTGTTGCCATCTGTAGACCATTACATTACAACACTATTATGAACAAGAAGGTGTATGTTTGTTTAGCTCTGGTATCATGGAGTGTGGGTATAATAAATGCCCTCATACATGTAACCCTTATTTTCCAGTTACCTTTCTGTAGGTCTCATGAAGTCAAAAATTTCTTTTGTGAGGTGCCTCCTTTCTTAAAACTATCCTGCAAAGAGCCTTGGCTCAATGAGGTTGCAATGTATATAGCAACCGGAATCATTGTTATGTTTGCCTTCTTCTTGACTGTAGTTTCATATATACAAATCATTACCACAGTTTTGAAGATTCGCTCCTCAGAAGGAAGGCAGAAAGCTTTCTCTACATGTGCCTCGCACCTCACTGTTGTCTCCCTCTATTATGGAACCCTCATGTTCGTGTATCTTCAACCTCGATCTTCTTTCTCCTCGGAAATAGCCAAGACCGTTTCTGTTCTCTATACAGTTGTCACTCCTATGTTGAATCCCATAATCTACAGCATCAGAAATAAAGATGTTAAGAACTGTGCACTAAAGCttataaaaagaaaatcaaatctcCTTAAAACAGAAAGGGGAGTTTCATAG